A window of the Henckelia pumila isolate YLH828 chromosome 3, ASM3356847v2, whole genome shotgun sequence genome harbors these coding sequences:
- the LOC140888027 gene encoding uncharacterized protein, with translation MSDQVIHVSVVCLHSQRVFSASFIYGRNSMVARRPLWDFLINHGENISLPWILLGDFNCVRYPHEKLGGIPIVPRDMADLRNCINRLELSDVNHVGCYYTWFSLAVSSKLDRVMVNHHFSESNLDVFADFVAPGCFSYHTCCVVSIFRDSTRRATPFKFFNMWATHPDFLQLVRSNWWFSGGGTAQFLLKKKLHGMKRVLKQLNERHFSHISSRAKRASEELAEAQSNALNSGVIDNSIVALRRKA, from the coding sequence ATGTCTGATCAAGTTATTCATGTCTCAGTTGTGTGCCTTCATTCTCAGAGAGTATTTTCAGCTTCTTTCATCTATGGCAGGAATTCGATGGTGGCAAGGAGGCCTCTTTGGGATTTTCTGATCAACCATGGGGAGAATATTTCCCTCCCCTGGATCCTGTTAGGGGACTTTAACTGTGTGAGATACCCTCATGAGAAGTTGGGTGGCATTCCTATTGTCCCGAGAGATATGGCAGATCTGAGAAATTGTATCAATCGGTTGGAGCTCTCAGATGTGAATCATGTTGGTTGCTACTACACTTGGTTTAGCCTGGCTGTTTCTTCTAAGCTTGATCGAGTTATGGTCAACCATCATTTCAGTGAATCGAATTTGGATGTATTTGCTGACTTTGTGGCACCAGGTTGCTTTTCTTACCATACTTGTTGTGTGGTTTCCATCTTCAGGGATAGCACTCGTCGTGCCACACCTTTTAAATTCTTCAATATGTGGGCTACCCACCCGGATTTTCTACAGTTAGTCAGGAGCAACTGGTGGTTCAGTGGGGGTGGCACAGCACAATTCCTCCTCAAGAAAAAGCTACACGGGATGAAAAGAGTGCTGAAACAGCTTAATGAGCGTCATTTCAGTCATATCTCTAGTCGAGCAAAGCGTGCGAGTGAGGAGCTTGCAGAGGCCCAATCTAATGCCCTTAACTCTGGAGTTATAGACAACTCAATTGTGGCTCTTAGGAGAAAAGCATAA